In one Eulemur rufifrons isolate Redbay chromosome 14, OSU_ERuf_1, whole genome shotgun sequence genomic region, the following are encoded:
- the TNFRSF12A gene encoding tumor necrosis factor receptor superfamily member 12A, translated as MARGSLLLRILVLGLGLALLRAAAGEQAPGTAPCSRGSSWSADLDKCMDCASCPARPHSDFCLGCAAAPPAHFRLLWPILGGALSLALVLGLLSGFLVWRRCRRREKFTTPIEETGGEGCPAVALIQ; from the exons ATGGCTCGGGGCTCGCTGTTGCTGCGGATCCTCGTGCTGGGGCTCGGGCTGGCGCTGCTGCGAGCCGCGGCCGGGGAGCAGGCGCCAG gcaccGCCCCCTGCTCTCGTGGCAGCTCCTGGAGCGCGGACCTAGACAAGTGCATGGACTGCGCGTCGTGCCCGGCGCGACCACACAGCGATTTCTGCCTGGGCT GCGCTGCCGCACCTCCTGCCCACTTCCGGCTGCTTTGGCCCATCCTGGGGGGCGCCCTGAGTCTGGCCCTCGTGCTGGGGCTGCTTTCTGGCTTCCTGGTCTGGAGACGGTGCCGCAGGAGAGAGAAGTTTACCA CCCCCATAGAGGAGACTGGCGGAGAGGGCTGTCCAGCCGTGGCGCTGATCCAGTGA
- the CLDN9 gene encoding claudin-9, giving the protein MASTALELLGMTLAVLGWLGTLVSCALPLWKVTAFIGNSIVVAQVVWEGLWMSCVVQSTGQMQCKVYDSLLALPQDLQAARALCVVALLLALLGLLVAITGAQCTTCVEDEGAKARIVLTAGVILLLAGILVLIPVCWTAHAVIQDFYNPLVAEALKRELGASLYLGWASSALLMLGGGLLCCTCPPPQADRPRGPRLGYSIPSRSGASGLDKRDYV; this is encoded by the coding sequence ATGGCTTCAACCGCCCTGGAACTCCTGGGCATGACCCTGGCCGTGCTGGGCTGGCTGGGGACCCTAGTGTCCTGCGCTCTGCCTCTGTGGAAGGTGACCGCCTTCATCGGCAACAGCATTGTGGTGGCCCAGGTGGTGTGGGAGGGGCTGTGGATGTCCTGCGTGGTGCAGAGCACTGGCCAGATGCAGTGCAAGGTGTACGACTCGCTGCTGGCGCTGCCCCAGGACCTGCAGGCGGCCCGTGCCCTCTGTGTCGTCGCCCTTCTGCTGGCCCTGCTTGGCCTGCTGGTGGCCATCACGGGCGCCCAGTGCACCACATGTGTGGAGGACGAAGGCGCCAAGGCCCGCATTGTGCTCACCGCGGGGGTCATCCTCCTCCTGGCCGGCATCCTGGTGCTCATCCCCGTGTGCTGGACGGCCCACGCCGTCATCCAGGACTTCTACAACCCCCTGGTGGCCGAGGCCCTCAAACGGGAGCTGGGGGCCTCCCTCTACCTGGGCTGGGCCTCGTCTGCGCTGCTCATGCTGGGCGGGGGGCTGCTCTGCTGCacgtgccccccaccccaggccgaTCGGCCCCGCGGGCCCAGGCTGGGCTACTCCATCCCCTCTCGCTCTGGGGCATCTGGACTGGACAAGAGGGACTACGTGTGA
- the CLDN6 gene encoding claudin-6 — MASAGLQILGVVLTLLGWVNALVSCALPMWKVTAFIGNSIVVAQVVWEGLWMSCVVQSTGQMQCKVYDSLLALPQDLQAARALCVIALLVALLGLLVYLAGAKCTNCVEDKDSKARLVLTSGIIFVISGVLILVPICWTANAIIQDFYNPLVADAQKRELGASLYLGWAASGLLFLGGGLLCCTCPSGPPRGPSHYMARYSASAPAASRGPSEYPTKNYV, encoded by the coding sequence ATGGCCTCTGCTGGGCTGCAGATCCTGGGAGTTGTCCTGACTCTGCTGGGCTGGGTGAATGCCCTGGTGTCCTGCGCCCTGCCCATGTGGAAGGTGACCGCCTTCATCGGCAACAGCATTGTGGTGGCCCAGGTGGTGTGGGAGGGGCTGTGGATGTCCTGCGTGGTGCAGAGCACTGGCCAGATGCAGTGCAAGGTGTACGACTCGCTGCTGGCGCTGCCCCAGGACCTGCAGGCCGCCCGTGCCCTCTGCGTCATCGCCCTCCTTGTGGCCCTGCTTGGCCTGCTGGTCTACCTTGCTGGAGCCAAGTGTACCAACTGCGTAGAGGACAAGGATTCCAAGGCCCGCCTGGTGCTCACCTCTGGGATCATCTTTGTCATCTCAGGGGTCCTGATCCTGGTCCCCATCTGCTGGACAGCCAACGCCATCATCCAGGACTTCTACAATCCCCTGGTGGCTGATGCCCAAAAGCGGGAGCTGGGGGCCTCCCTCTACCTGGGCTGGGCAGCCTCAGGCCTTTTGTTCCTGGGTGGAGGGCTGCTGTGCTGCACTTGCCCCTCAGGGCCGCCCCGGGGCCCCAGCCATTACATGGCTCGCTACTCGGCATCTGCCCCTGCCGCCTCGCGGGGGCCCTCCGAGTACCCCACCAAGAATTACGTCTGA